The following proteins come from a genomic window of Novosphingobium aromaticivorans DSM 12444:
- a CDS encoding 50S ribosomal protein L23: protein MANAIDTRHYDVIVAPHITEKATLLSENNAVVFKVADKATKPEIKAAVEALFNVKVTKVNTLTQKGKTKRWKGKPYKRTDVKKAVVTLAAGQSIDVTSGI, encoded by the coding sequence ATGGCTAACGCAATCGACACGCGTCACTACGACGTGATCGTGGCTCCCCACATCACCGAGAAGGCGACGCTGCTCAGCGAAAACAACGCCGTGGTCTTCAAGGTTGCCGACAAGGCGACCAAGCCGGAGATCAAGGCAGCGGTCGAAGCCCTGTTCAACGTCAAGGTCACCAAGGTGAACACCCTGACGCAGAAGGGCAAGACCAAGCGCTGGAAGGGCAAGCCCTACAAGCGCACCGACGTCAAGAAGGCTGTCGTGACCCTGGCTGCTGGCCAGTCGATCGACGTCACCAGCGGGATCTGA
- the rplB gene encoding 50S ribosomal protein L2, producing MALKSYNPTSPARRGLVLVDKSALWKGKPVKALTEGKRKTGGRNNKGHVTSRGIAGGHKQKYRYVDFKRRKWDMPATVERLEYDPNRTAFIALVKYEDGELAYILAPQRLGVGDQVIAGEKTDVKPGNAMLLSQMPVGTIIHNVEMKPGKGGQIARSAGTYVQLVGRDRGMVIVRLNSGEQRYLRGDCMGTVGAVSNPDNGNQNLAKAGRNRWLGKRPLTRGVAKNPVDHPHGGGEGRTSGGRHPVTPWGKPTKGARTRHNKATDKMIIRSRHAKKKR from the coding sequence ATGGCACTCAAGAGCTATAACCCGACCAGCCCCGCCCGTCGCGGCCTGGTCCTCGTCGACAAGTCGGCGCTGTGGAAGGGCAAGCCTGTCAAGGCTCTGACCGAAGGCAAGCGCAAGACCGGCGGCCGCAACAACAAGGGTCATGTCACTTCGCGTGGCATTGCCGGTGGTCACAAGCAGAAGTACCGCTACGTCGACTTCAAGCGTCGCAAGTGGGACATGCCGGCTACCGTCGAGCGTCTGGAATATGACCCCAACCGCACCGCGTTCATCGCGCTGGTCAAGTACGAGGACGGCGAACTCGCCTACATCCTCGCGCCGCAGCGCCTTGGCGTTGGCGATCAGGTCATCGCCGGCGAGAAGACCGACGTGAAGCCTGGCAACGCCATGCTCCTGTCGCAGATGCCGGTCGGCACCATCATCCACAACGTGGAGATGAAGCCGGGCAAGGGCGGTCAGATCGCCCGTTCCGCAGGCACTTATGTCCAGCTCGTCGGTCGTGACCGCGGCATGGTCATCGTTCGCCTGAACTCGGGCGAGCAGCGCTACCTGCGCGGTGACTGCATGGGCACCGTCGGCGCCGTGTCGAACCCCGACAATGGCAACCAGAACCTCGCCAAGGCCGGCCGCAACCGCTGGCTGGGCAAGCGTCCGCTTACCCGCGGCGTTGCGAAGAACCCGGTCGACCACCCGCACGGTGGTGGTGAAGGCCGTACTTCGGGTGGCCGTCATCCTGTGACTCCGTGGGGCAAGCCGACCAAGGGCGCCCGCACCCGTCACAACAAGGCGACGGACAAGATGATCATCCGTTCGCGCCACGCGAAGAAGAAGAGGTAA
- the rpsS gene encoding 30S ribosomal protein S19: MARSVWKGPFVDLHLLKKAEAAQDAGSRAGPIKTWSRRSTIIPQFVGLTFNVYNGQKFIPVSVSEEMVGHKLGEFAPTRNFPGHAADKKGKR; this comes from the coding sequence ATGGCACGTTCCGTCTGGAAGGGCCCCTTCGTCGACCTGCACCTCCTGAAGAAGGCGGAAGCCGCTCAGGATGCTGGCAGCCGCGCTGGCCCGATCAAGACCTGGTCGCGTCGTTCGACCATCATTCCGCAGTTCGTTGGTCTGACGTTCAACGTCTACAACGGGCAGAAGTTCATCCCCGTCTCTGTCTCGGAAGAGATGGTCGGCCACAAGCTTGGTGAGTTCGCTCCGACGCGCAACTTCCCGGGTCACGCCGCTGACAAGAAGGGCAAGCGCTGA
- the rplV gene encoding 50S ribosomal protein L22 — protein MSKPKAPRRVGDKEALSVGTQIRGSAQKLNLVAGLIRGKRAEDAMNILAFSKKAMAVDARKVLASAIANAENNHNLDVDALVVAEASVGKSITMKRFHTRGRGKSTRILKPFSRLRIVVREVEEA, from the coding sequence ATGAGCAAGCCTAAGGCACCCCGTCGCGTTGGCGACAAGGAAGCGCTGTCGGTCGGCACGCAGATCCGTGGTTCGGCCCAGAAGCTGAACCTGGTCGCTGGCCTCATCCGCGGCAAGCGCGCCGAAGACGCGATGAACATCCTCGCGTTCTCGAAGAAGGCGATGGCGGTTGACGCCCGCAAGGTTCTCGCTTCGGCGATCGCCAATGCGGAAAACAACCACAACCTCGACGTCGACGCTCTGGTCGTGGCGGAAGCCTCGGTCGGCAAGTCGATCACGATGAAGCGCTTCCACACCCGTGGTCGCGGCAAGTCGACCCGCATCCTCAAGCCGTTCTCGCGGCTCCGGATCGTGGTCCGCGAAGTTGAGGAGGCCTGA
- the rpsC gene encoding 30S ribosomal protein S3, which translates to MGHKSNPIGLRLQINRTWDSRWYAEGRNYAQMLEEDLKIRKYIVENLPQAAISKVVIERPAKLCRVSIYAARPGVIIGKKGADIEKLRSKLATMTGSDVKLNIVEIRKPEIDSKLVAQGVADQLVRRVAFRRAMKRAVQSALRLGAEGIKITCGGRLGGAEIARVEWYREGRVPLHTLRANIDYAEAEAHTAYGVIGIKVWIFKGEILGHDPMAQDRLMMEAQTSGVRPAR; encoded by the coding sequence ATGGGTCACAAGTCGAACCCCATCGGTCTGCGCCTGCAGATCAACCGCACCTGGGACAGCCGCTGGTACGCGGAAGGTCGCAACTACGCGCAGATGCTTGAGGAAGACCTCAAGATCCGCAAGTACATCGTCGAGAACCTGCCGCAGGCAGCGATTTCGAAGGTTGTGATCGAGCGTCCCGCCAAGCTGTGCCGCGTGTCGATCTATGCCGCCCGTCCGGGCGTCATCATCGGCAAGAAGGGCGCCGACATCGAGAAGCTTCGCTCGAAGCTTGCCACGATGACCGGCAGCGACGTGAAGCTGAACATCGTCGAGATCCGCAAGCCGGAAATCGATTCGAAGCTCGTCGCTCAGGGCGTTGCCGACCAGCTGGTCCGCCGCGTTGCCTTCCGCCGTGCGATGAAGCGCGCGGTGCAGTCGGCGCTGCGCCTTGGTGCCGAAGGCATCAAGATCACCTGCGGCGGCCGTCTCGGCGGTGCGGAAATCGCCCGCGTCGAATGGTACCGCGAAGGTCGCGTTCCGCTGCACACGCTGCGCGCGAACATCGACTACGCGGAAGCCGAAGCCCACACCGCCTATGGCGTGATCGGCATCAAGGTCTGGATCTTCAAGGGTGAGATCCTCGGCCATGACCCGATGGCGCAGGACCGCCTGATGATGGAAGCCCAGACTTCCGGCGTCCGTCCGGCACGCTGA
- the rplP gene encoding 50S ribosomal protein L16 yields the protein MLQPKKTKFRKAFKGRIHGLAKGGTDLNFGSYGLKALEPERVTARQIEAARRAITRHIRRQGRLWIRVFPDVPVSKKPAEVRQGKGKGSIEYWAARVKPGRILFELDGVPGPLAAEAFSRAAMKLPIKTKVVARLGDTSHLAGE from the coding sequence ATGCTGCAACCGAAGAAGACCAAGTTCCGCAAGGCCTTCAAGGGCCGCATCCACGGCCTCGCCAAGGGTGGTACGGACCTGAACTTCGGCTCCTACGGCCTCAAGGCCCTGGAACCGGAGCGCGTCACCGCTCGCCAAATCGAAGCGGCCCGTCGTGCGATCACGCGCCACATCCGCCGTCAGGGCCGTCTGTGGATCCGCGTGTTCCCGGACGTGCCGGTTTCGAAGAAGCCCGCCGAAGTCCGCCAGGGCAAGGGCAAGGGCTCGATCGAATACTGGGCAGCCCGCGTGAAGCCGGGTCGCATCCTGTTCGAACTGGACGGCGTCCCCGGCCCGCTCGCGGCCGAGGCTTTCAGCCGCGCCGCGATGAAGCTGCCGATCAAGACGAAGGTCGTCGCCCGCCTTGGCGACACCTCGCACCTTGCCGGCGAGTGA
- the rpmC gene encoding 50S ribosomal protein L29, which yields MMAKIEDLRAKSDDQLNAELAELKREQFNLRFQSATNQLERPARIKEVRRDIARIKTLQTERSQSAQA from the coding sequence ATGATGGCCAAGATCGAAGACCTTCGCGCCAAGAGCGACGACCAGCTGAACGCTGAACTCGCCGAGCTCAAGCGCGAGCAGTTCAACCTGCGTTTCCAGTCGGCGACGAACCAGCTTGAGCGCCCCGCGCGCATCAAGGAAGTCCGTCGCGACATCGCGCGCATCAAGACGCTGCAGACTGAGCGTTCTCAGTCGGCCCAGGCGTAA
- the rpsQ gene encoding 30S ribosomal protein S17: protein MPKRILVGTVVSDKTDKTVVVKVERKVKHPLYGKIIRRSKKYHAHDEANAFKTGETVRIEETAPISKLKTWKVIDRVQAGKGTAIEADV from the coding sequence ATGCCCAAGCGTATCCTGGTCGGCACCGTGGTGTCCGACAAGACCGACAAGACCGTGGTCGTGAAGGTCGAGCGCAAGGTGAAGCACCCGCTTTACGGGAAGATCATCCGTCGCTCGAAGAAGTATCACGCCCACGACGAGGCGAATGCCTTCAAGACCGGCGAGACCGTGCGCATCGAAGAGACCGCGCCGATCTCGAAGCTGAAGACGTGGAAGGTCATCGACCGCGTCCAGGCCGGCAAGGGCACCGCTATCGAAGCGGACGTCTGA
- the rplN gene encoding 50S ribosomal protein L14, with the protein MIQMQSNLDVADNSGAKRVQCIKVLGGSKRRFAGVGDIIVVSVKEAQPRARVKKGDVHRAVIVRTKKDVRRTDGSVIRFDSNAAVLVGKNEEPIGTRIFGPVVRELRGKGFMKIISLAPEVL; encoded by the coding sequence ATGATCCAGATGCAATCCAATCTCGACGTGGCGGACAACAGCGGCGCGAAGCGCGTCCAGTGCATCAAGGTGCTGGGTGGCTCGAAGCGTCGGTTCGCAGGCGTCGGCGACATCATCGTGGTGTCGGTCAAGGAAGCGCAGCCGCGTGCCCGCGTCAAGAAGGGCGACGTGCACCGCGCCGTTATCGTTCGCACGAAGAAGGACGTCCGCCGCACCGACGGTTCGGTCATCCGCTTCGACAGCAATGCCGCCGTCCTCGTCGGCAAGAACGAAGAGCCGATCGGCACGCGTATCTTCGGCCCCGTCGTCCGCGAGCTTCGCGGCAAGGGCTTCATGAAGATCATCTCGCTCGCTCCGGAGGTGCTGTAA
- the rplX gene encoding 50S ribosomal protein L24: MAAAKIKKGDTVVVRSGKDKGRSGTVLQVLPKDEKVVVQGVNIAARHRKPSQQNPQGGIDRFEAPLHISKVSVADKDGKPTRVRFETKDGKKVRVAVKSGETIDG, translated from the coding sequence ATGGCTGCCGCGAAGATCAAGAAGGGCGACACCGTCGTCGTTCGTTCGGGCAAGGACAAGGGCCGCTCCGGCACCGTGCTCCAGGTCCTTCCGAAGGATGAGAAGGTCGTCGTGCAGGGCGTGAACATCGCCGCACGTCACCGCAAGCCTAGCCAGCAGAACCCGCAGGGCGGCATCGACCGCTTCGAGGCTCCGCTGCACATCTCGAAGGTTTCGGTCGCCGACAAGGATGGCAAGCCCACCCGCGTCCGCTTTGAGACCAAGGACGGCAAGAAGGTCCGCGTGGCCGTCAAGTCCGGGGAGACCATCGATGGCTGA
- the rplE gene encoding 50S ribosomal protein L5, whose amino-acid sequence MADKYTPRLKGKYDAEIAAAMQAKFGYKNALEIPRIEKITLNMGVGEASQDKKKVTTAAAEMELIAGQKPVITKAKKSIAQFKLREGMPIGCKVTLRRERMYEFLDRLITIAMPRIRDFRGLNPKSFDGRGNYAMGLKEQIIFPEISYDQIEKVRGMDIIVTTTAKTDDEARELLRLFGFPFPQDAAEQQQAA is encoded by the coding sequence ATGGCTGACAAGTACACGCCGCGTCTTAAGGGCAAGTACGACGCCGAAATCGCTGCGGCGATGCAGGCCAAGTTCGGCTACAAGAACGCGCTCGAAATCCCGCGCATCGAGAAGATCACGCTGAACATGGGCGTGGGCGAGGCGAGCCAGGACAAGAAGAAGGTCACGACCGCGGCTGCCGAAATGGAGCTGATCGCCGGTCAGAAGCCCGTCATCACCAAGGCGAAGAAGTCGATCGCGCAGTTCAAGCTGCGTGAAGGCATGCCGATCGGTTGCAAGGTCACCCTGCGCCGCGAACGCATGTACGAATTCCTCGACCGCCTCATCACCATCGCAATGCCCCGCATCCGCGACTTCCGTGGTCTCAACCCGAAGTCGTTCGACGGTCGCGGCAACTACGCGATGGGTCTGAAGGAGCAGATCATCTTTCCGGAGATCAGCTACGACCAGATCGAGAAGGTGCGCGGGATGGACATCATCGTGACCACCACTGCCAAGACCGACGACGAAGCGCGTGAGCTGCTTCGCCTGTTCGGTTTCCCGTTCCCGCAGGATGCTGCTGAACAGCAGCAGGCCGCCTGA
- the rpsN gene encoding 30S ribosomal protein S14, producing the protein MAKLSSINKNERRKKLVEKYAAKYAALKATADDQSLDETERLIARLKMAELPRNANPTRVRNRCNTTGRPRGYYRKFGLCRIELRDLANKGLIPGVTKSSW; encoded by the coding sequence ATGGCGAAACTGAGTTCGATCAACAAGAACGAGCGTCGCAAGAAGCTCGTTGAGAAGTATGCGGCGAAGTACGCTGCGCTGAAGGCCACGGCTGATGACCAGTCGCTCGACGAAACCGAGCGCCTGATCGCCCGCCTCAAGATGGCAGAGCTTCCGCGCAACGCGAACCCGACCCGCGTCCGCAACCGTTGCAACACCACCGGCCGCCCGCGTGGCTACTATCGCAAGTTTGGCCTGTGCCGCATCGAGCTGCGCGACCTCGCCAACAAGGGGCTCATCCCCGGCGTGACCAAGTCGAGCTGGTAA
- the rpsH gene encoding 30S ribosomal protein S8, with protein MAMTDPLGDMLTRIRNGQQAKKDSVLSPASKLRAHVLEVLQREGYIRGFSEDTTGVHPQLRIELKYFEGQPAIKHVARVSKPGRRVYSGSKELPVIRNGLGITIVSTPKGVLSDAEARAANVGGEVLAEVF; from the coding sequence ATGGCTATGACCGACCCCCTGGGTGATATGCTCACCCGCATCCGCAACGGCCAGCAGGCGAAGAAGGACTCGGTCCTCTCGCCCGCTTCCAAGCTGCGTGCGCACGTGCTCGAAGTCCTTCAGCGCGAAGGCTACATCCGCGGCTTCTCGGAGGACACCACCGGCGTCCACCCGCAGCTCCGCATTGAGCTGAAGTACTTCGAGGGCCAGCCTGCGATCAAGCATGTTGCCCGCGTCTCCAAGCCGGGCCGCCGCGTCTACTCGGGTTCCAAGGAACTTCCGGTGATCCGCAACGGCCTTGGCATCACCATCGTCTCGACGCCCAAGGGCGTGCTTTCGGATGCCGAAGCGCGCGCTGCGAACGTCGGCGGCGAAGTGCTCGCGGAGGTGTTCTGA
- the rplF gene encoding 50S ribosomal protein L6, which yields MSRIGKRPVTIPSGVTANIADGVLTVKGPKGTLTLTLRDEISYTVDGDTILVKPANDTKGARAFWGMQRTLVDNLVTGVTQGYTKVLEITGVGYRANAQGKNLKLQLGYSHDVDFPVPEGIEIKTPDNTTVEISGIDKQKVGQVAAEIRRWRKPEPYKGKGIKYRGEFIFRKEGKKK from the coding sequence ATGAGCCGCATCGGCAAGAGGCCGGTGACGATCCCGAGTGGCGTCACCGCGAACATCGCGGACGGTGTGCTGACCGTGAAGGGCCCCAAGGGCACGCTCACGCTCACGCTCCGTGACGAGATCAGCTACACCGTCGATGGCGACACGATCCTCGTGAAGCCCGCCAACGACACCAAGGGCGCTCGCGCGTTCTGGGGCATGCAGCGCACGCTCGTCGACAACCTGGTGACCGGCGTCACGCAGGGCTACACCAAGGTCCTCGAGATCACTGGTGTCGGCTACCGCGCCAACGCCCAGGGCAAGAACCTGAAACTGCAGCTCGGCTACAGCCACGACGTCGATTTCCCGGTGCCTGAAGGCATCGAGATCAAGACCCCGGACAACACCACGGTGGAAATCTCGGGCATCGACAAGCAGAAGGTCGGCCAGGTCGCCGCAGAGATCCGTCGCTGGCGCAAGCCCGAGCCTTACAAGGGCAAGGGCATCAAGTACCGCGGCGAGTTTATCTTCCGCAAGGAAGGGAAGAAGAAGTAA
- the rplR gene encoding 50S ribosomal protein L18, whose protein sequence is MAKLSLFERRRRRVRTALKARSGGRPRLSVHRSGRHIYAQIIDDAAGRTLAAASTLVKGDKSIGANVDAAAKVGAEIAEKAKAAGITTVVFDRGGFLFHGRVKALADAAREGGLEF, encoded by the coding sequence ATGGCAAAGCTGTCTCTCTTCGAACGCCGCCGCCGTCGCGTCCGCACTGCGCTCAAGGCGCGCTCGGGTGGCCGTCCTCGTCTGTCGGTCCACCGTTCGGGCCGTCATATCTACGCCCAGATCATCGACGACGCTGCCGGCCGCACGCTGGCCGCTGCCTCGACCCTGGTGAAGGGCGACAAGTCGATCGGTGCGAACGTCGACGCCGCCGCCAAGGTTGGTGCCGAGATCGCCGAGAAGGCCAAGGCTGCCGGCATCACCACCGTCGTGTTCGATCGCGGCGGCTTCCTGTTCCATGGCCGCGTCAAGGCGCTGGCTGACGCTGCCCGCGAAGGCGGGCTGGAGTTCTGA
- the rpsE gene encoding 30S ribosomal protein S5 produces MADETNLEGVAAVEATGGEPQREGRGRGRGRGGNDRGGERGGRGRRDDRRGRGNNDEEGGEELIEKLVHINRVSKTVKGGKRFGFAALVVVGDGKGRAGFGKGKAREVPEAITKATAAAKRAMVRVPLKEGRTLHHDGKGRFGAGKVNVRSAPAGTGIIAGGPMRAVFESLGVSDVVTKSVGTSNPYNMIRATFDALTDQTSPKSVAQRRGKKVADLLGRGGASQVEAEAAAEAIAE; encoded by the coding sequence ATGGCTGACGAAACCAACCTGGAAGGCGTCGCCGCGGTCGAAGCGACCGGCGGTGAGCCGCAGCGTGAAGGTCGTGGCCGTGGCCGTGGCCGTGGTGGCAACGATCGCGGTGGCGAGCGTGGCGGCCGTGGTCGTCGCGACGATCGTCGTGGCCGTGGCAACAACGACGAGGAAGGTGGCGAGGAGCTGATCGAAAAGCTCGTCCACATCAACCGCGTCTCGAAGACCGTCAAGGGCGGCAAGCGCTTCGGCTTTGCTGCGCTCGTCGTGGTCGGCGACGGCAAGGGCCGTGCGGGCTTCGGCAAGGGCAAGGCCCGCGAAGTGCCGGAAGCGATCACCAAGGCCACTGCCGCTGCCAAGCGTGCGATGGTCCGCGTGCCGCTCAAGGAAGGCCGCACCCTGCATCACGACGGCAAGGGCCGCTTCGGTGCCGGCAAGGTCAACGTTCGCTCGGCTCCGGCCGGTACTGGCATCATCGCCGGCGGCCCGATGCGCGCCGTGTTCGAAAGCCTCGGCGTTTCGGACGTGGTGACCAAGTCGGTCGGCACCTCGAACCCCTACAACATGATCCGCGCCACCTTCGACGCGCTGACCGACCAGACTTCGCCGAAGTCGGTTGCCCAGCGTCGTGGCAAGAAGGTTGCTGATCTCCTTGGCCGTGGTGGCGCTTCGCAGGTCGAAGCCGAAGCCGCTGCCGAAGCCATCGCGGAGTAA
- the rpmD gene encoding 50S ribosomal protein L30, whose protein sequence is MATIKIKQIGSPIRRPESQKKVLIGLGLGKMHRVVEVEDTPEVRGAIAKLPHMVAVVD, encoded by the coding sequence ATGGCTACCATCAAGATCAAGCAGATCGGTTCGCCGATCCGTCGCCCCGAGAGCCAGAAGAAGGTTCTCATCGGCCTCGGCCTGGGCAAGATGCACCGCGTCGTCGAGGTGGAAGACACCCCGGAAGTGCGCGGCGCCATCGCCAAGCTTCCCCACATGGTGGCCGTGGTCGACTGA
- the rplO gene encoding 50S ribosomal protein L15: MKLNEISDNNGARKGRMRVGRGIGSGKGKTAGRGQKGAKARSGVSINGFEGGQMPLHMRLPKRGFNNIFAKDYAEVNLGMVQRVIDAGKLDISGTVDHAALKAAGLARGGKDGVRLLAKGELTSKVAFKVAGASKGAFAAVEKAGGSIALPEAQPSEQEKKAARREANKAK; encoded by the coding sequence ATGAAACTGAACGAAATCTCCGACAACAATGGCGCCCGCAAGGGTCGCATGCGCGTTGGCCGTGGCATCGGCTCGGGCAAGGGCAAGACCGCCGGTCGCGGCCAGAAGGGCGCCAAGGCGCGTTCGGGCGTCAGCATCAATGGCTTCGAGGGCGGCCAGATGCCGCTCCACATGCGTCTGCCGAAGCGCGGCTTCAACAACATCTTCGCCAAGGACTACGCTGAAGTTAACCTCGGCATGGTCCAGCGGGTGATCGACGCAGGCAAGCTCGACATCTCGGGCACCGTCGACCACGCAGCGCTCAAGGCCGCTGGCCTGGCCCGTGGCGGCAAGGATGGCGTGCGCCTCCTCGCCAAGGGCGAACTGACCTCCAAGGTCGCGTTCAAGGTTGCCGGTGCCTCGAAGGGCGCTTTCGCCGCGGTCGAGAAGGCCGGCGGTTCGATCGCTCTGCCCGAAGCGCAGCCCAGCGAGCAGGAAAAGAAGGCTGCTCGCCGCGAAGCGAACAAGGCCAAGTAA
- the secY gene encoding preprotein translocase subunit SecY: MASRADNIASNLNLANFSKATELKKRIWFTVGALIVFRFLSFVPLPGVNPLIMETLYNQTRGGVLDIFNAFSGGSLERMSLIALGVMPYITASIVVQLAASLHPALAAMKKEGESGRKKLNQYTRYGAVLLTAIQGWVLASGLEAYGASSGLQAVVNPGLLFRVGAVISLIGGTMFLLWLGEQITSRGIGNGVSLIIMAGIVAQMPKFFGNLFEGGRTGSISPFLIFGIVIMLIALVIGICFLERATRRLLIQYPKRATQRGMMAADRSHLPLKINTAGVIPPIFASSLLLLPLTITQFAGNSISPDTKMGQAIVTLNQYLGHGKPLYMLFYALGIIFFSFFYTAVVFNPEETAENLKKNGGFIPGIRPGKNTANYLDYVLTRITVLGAAYITVVCVVPEFIMAETGMGTLFFGGTSLLIVVNVTVDTITQIQSHLLAHQYGDLIKKAKLKGRLR, encoded by the coding sequence ATGGCATCACGCGCCGATAACATCGCCAGCAACCTCAATCTGGCCAACTTCTCCAAGGCAACCGAGCTCAAGAAGCGCATCTGGTTCACGGTGGGCGCGCTCATTGTATTCCGGTTCCTCAGCTTCGTGCCTCTGCCGGGCGTCAACCCGCTCATCATGGAGACGCTGTACAACCAGACCAGGGGCGGCGTTCTCGACATCTTCAATGCCTTTTCGGGTGGTTCGCTCGAGCGCATGAGCCTGATCGCACTCGGCGTGATGCCCTACATCACCGCCTCGATCGTCGTGCAGCTCGCCGCCTCGCTCCATCCCGCGCTCGCGGCGATGAAGAAGGAGGGCGAAAGCGGACGCAAGAAGCTCAACCAGTACACCCGCTACGGCGCGGTGCTGCTGACCGCGATCCAGGGTTGGGTTCTGGCTTCGGGTCTCGAGGCCTATGGCGCCTCCAGCGGCCTCCAGGCCGTCGTGAACCCCGGCCTTCTCTTCCGCGTAGGCGCGGTCATTTCGCTTATCGGCGGAACGATGTTCCTGCTGTGGCTGGGTGAACAGATCACCTCGCGCGGGATCGGTAACGGCGTTTCGCTCATCATCATGGCGGGCATCGTCGCGCAGATGCCGAAGTTCTTCGGCAACCTGTTCGAAGGCGGCCGGACGGGTTCGATCTCGCCGTTCCTGATCTTCGGCATCGTCATCATGTTGATCGCGCTTGTCATCGGCATCTGCTTCCTCGAGCGGGCGACACGGCGATTGCTGATCCAGTATCCCAAGCGCGCGACCCAGCGCGGCATGATGGCTGCCGACCGCAGCCACCTGCCGCTGAAGATCAACACCGCAGGCGTGATCCCGCCAATCTTCGCCAGCTCGCTGCTGCTGCTTCCGCTGACGATCACGCAGTTCGCCGGCAACTCCATCTCGCCCGACACGAAGATGGGCCAGGCGATCGTGACGCTGAACCAGTACCTTGGGCACGGCAAGCCGCTCTACATGCTGTTTTACGCGCTCGGCATCATCTTCTTCTCGTTCTTCTACACCGCGGTTGTCTTCAACCCCGAGGAGACGGCCGAGAATCTGAAGAAGAACGGGGGCTTCATCCCGGGCATCCGTCCCGGCAAGAACACGGCCAACTACCTCGACTATGTGCTGACTCGCATCACCGTGCTGGGCGCTGCATACATCACCGTGGTCTGCGTCGTGCCCGAGTTCATCATGGCCGAGACGGGCATGGGTACGCTGTTCTTCGGCGGCACCAGCTTGCTCATCGTCGTGAACGTGACGGTCGACACGATCACCCAGATCCAGTCGCACCTGCTGGCGCACCAGTACGGCGACCTGATCAAGAAGGCGAAACTGAAGGGACGGCTGCGCTGA
- a CDS encoding adenylate kinase: protein MNIILLGPPGAGKGTQAQRLVERHGMKQLSTGDMLRAAVKAETPVGLKAKAVMEAGQLVSDEIVSALIGDELDAMPAGQGAIFDGYPRTAPQAESLDAILESRGRKLDHVIELDVNEDALVERITGRYTCATCGKGYHDKFEKPAVEGTCDKCGGHEFKRRPDDNEETVRTRMAEYRAKTAPILPIYESRGIVSRVDGMADMDDVTAAIEAILAAR from the coding sequence GTGAACATCATCCTGTTGGGCCCTCCGGGCGCGGGCAAGGGCACCCAGGCACAGCGTCTGGTCGAGCGGCATGGCATGAAGCAGCTCTCGACGGGCGACATGCTGCGCGCCGCCGTCAAGGCGGAGACGCCGGTCGGCCTCAAGGCCAAGGCAGTGATGGAGGCGGGGCAGCTCGTCTCGGACGAGATCGTCTCGGCGCTGATCGGCGACGAGCTCGACGCGATGCCGGCAGGCCAGGGCGCGATCTTCGACGGTTATCCGCGCACTGCACCCCAGGCAGAGTCGCTTGATGCCATCCTCGAGAGCCGCGGGCGCAAGCTTGACCACGTGATCGAGCTCGACGTCAACGAGGACGCGCTCGTCGAACGCATCACCGGCCGCTACACCTGCGCCACCTGCGGGAAGGGCTATCACGACAAGTTCGAGAAGCCTGCGGTCGAGGGCACCTGCGACAAGTGCGGCGGTCATGAATTCAAGCGCCGTCCCGACGACAACGAGGAAACCGTGCGCACGCGCATGGCGGAGTATCGCGCCAAGACCGCGCCGATCCTGCCGATCTACGAGAGCCGCGGCATCGTGTCGCGCGTCGACGGCATGGCCGACATGGACGACGTCACGGCGGCCATTGAGGCGATCCTCGCGGCGCGCTAA